The Papaver somniferum cultivar HN1 chromosome 3, ASM357369v1, whole genome shotgun sequence genome includes a region encoding these proteins:
- the LOC113361050 gene encoding titin homolog, giving the protein MGSSSKYRFNEEDMVIDECLGYPKSYSKLCRDVHLNNPYKNGPPFSFIPYVLQPQEVSREEELDQIFPITNPEAKPSTKPKIYANLLWKQLNHLGNAGFDPTQFRVDPYGNVLYYHADAGSPLAWEIDHWFPCSRGGRTVPSNLRLLQWQVCKKKQNKLEFLVPWWDLQVGISVNQFLSIFASTNSDFRNRAFSLLFADGGNEELSSMQTVESHAFPTHFCETKQKVGLAPAAIVSCRKEGPDSSSVLRNVDLNRSLRPSSPATAKSSHRPSYSKENENANPYLTIAMARDSLRRKDETQVEIRKLDDELDDLKQKNEEERVALQDLESVLIKRRRRTEKCRRLAEAQSSYKALLEKMIRDAMHQSVMYKEQARLNQAATAALMARLEAQKAICDTSEKDLHRKYKQRDEIETQIRPHPELARKRSRNDDFLSEERNENDVIFIPEVRPWKPLQKELRVFLEEEQKASEASLALMEEREREEHREELLKGNASEMRGQHNVPPTVVENGKVPVGNRFQEQETEDEKKNKKIASRASSVTQSPGRHEEDEESRKQRGKGNVEKWLQMLLDDTKEENSTELPNQIADENDKTDKEMREKLNFKIPKDIRTSKFPASTSSKRAQIDPVRDDASGTYSVGKGIERRKSFQGKERRERSERDKEIMRCESARAFRPIPHSPSVILRMTKNDCLGKKPVVNGSDENLDDRIVANNFIKSSIKTLKKAVQI; this is encoded by the exons atgggAAGCAGCAGCAAGTACAGATTTAATGAAGAAGATATGGTGATTGATGAATGTCTTGGATACCCTAAATCTTATTCAAAGCTTTGTAGAGATGTTCATCTTAATAATCCATACAAGAATGGTCCTCCTTTCTCTTTTATTCCTTATGTTTTGCAACCCCAAGAG GTTTCAAGAGAAGAGGAGTTGGATCAGATATTTCCAATTACTAATCCAGAAGCAAAACCCTCTACTAAGCCAAAAATTTATGCAAATCTTCTGTGGAAGCAGCTCAACCACCTCGG GAATGCTGGTTTTGATCCTACACAATTTAGAGTGGATCCGTATGGAAACGTGTTGTATTACCACGCAGATGCCGGTTCTCCACTTGCATGGGAGATTGATCATTGGTTTCCTTGCTCAA GAGGAGGAAGGACTGTCCCTAGCAACCTAAGGCTATTGCAGTGGCAAGTATGTAAAAAGAAGCAAAACAAGCTGGAATTTCTTGTTCCGTGGTGGGATCTTCAAGTGGGTATCTCTGTCAATCAGTTCCTCTCAATATTCGCTTCTACGAATTCGGATTTCAG GAATAGAGCTTTCTCTTTGTTGTTCGCTGATGGTGGAAATGAGGAATTGAGCTCTATGCAAACTGTCGAGTCACATGCCTTTCCAACACATTTTTGTGAGACGAAGCAAAAAGTAGGTCTCGCGCCTGCTGCCATCGTTTCGTGTCGGAAAGAGGGCCCGGATTCATCATCTGTTTTGAGAAATGTTGATCTCAATAGATCATTGAGGCCTAGTTCTCCTGCAACTG CCAAGTCAAGTCATAGACCAAGTTACTCGAAAGAAAACGAAAATGCCAACCCGTATTTGACCATTGCTATGGCTAGAGATTCTTTGAGGCGAAAAGATGAGACTCAAGTGGAGATACGGAAGCTGGACGATGAATTGGATGATCTAAAgcagaagaatgaagaagaacgaGTTGCTCTTCAGGATTTAGAATCAGTTCTGATTAAGCGTAGGAGAAGAACAGAGAAATGCAGGCGGTTAGCTGAGGCACAATCTTCATATAAAGCTTTACTTGAAAAGATGATTCGAGATGCTATGCACCA GAGTGTAATGTACAAAGAGCAAGCGAGGTTGAACCAGGCCGCAACTGCTGCTCTCATGGCTAGGCTTGAAGCTCAAAAGGCAATATGTGATACCTCTGAGAAAGATCTTCACCGAAAGTACAAACAAAGAGACGAAATTGAGACACAAATCAGGCCTCACCCTGAACTAGCTAGGAAGAGATCGAGAAATGATGATTTTCTATCTGAAGAAAGGAATGAAAACGATGTTATATTCATACCAGAAGTAAGGCCATGGAAGCCTTTACAGAAGGAACTGAGGGTGTTCTTAGAAGAAGAACAGAAGGCATCTGAAGCTAGCTTAGCACTTATGGAAGAACGAGAGAGAGAAGAACATAGGGAAGAACTGCTGAAGGGAAATGCCTCAGAAATGCGCGGTCAACATAATGTACCTCCTACTGTGGTGGAGAATGGAAAGGTACCAGTTGGAAATAGGTTTCAGGAACAGGAGACTGAAGacgagaagaagaacaagaagatagcGAGCAGGGCGAGTTCTGTCACTCAAAGTCCAGGTAGACATGAGGAAGATGAAGAGTCGAGAAAACAACGTGGGAAGGGAAATGTAGAGAAGTGGCTCCAAATGCTGTTAGATGACACCAAGGAAGAAAATTCTACTGAATTGCCTAATCAGATCGCTGATGAAAATGATAAGACTGACAAAGAAATGAGAGAAAAGCTGAACTTTAAGATTCCAAAGGATATTAGAACTTCAAAGTTTCCAGCATCAACGAGTTCTAAAAGAGCACAGATAGATCCAGTGCGGGATGATGCAAGTGGAACGTACAGTGTTGGAAAAGGTATTGAGAGAAGAAAGAGCTTTCAAGGGAAAGAGAGAAGAGAAAGGAGCGAAAGGGACAAGGAAATTATGAGGTGTGAGAGTGCCAGAGCTTTTAGGCCCATTCCACATTCTCCTTCAGTGATTCTTAGAATGACAAAAAATGACTGCTTGGGAAAGAAGCCAGTAGTTAATGGGTCTGATGAAAATCTGGATGATCGTATTGTGGCAAACAATTTCATCAAATCATCAATCAAGACTCTTAAGAAAGCTGTGCAAATATAA